One genomic window of Tachypleus tridentatus isolate NWPU-2018 chromosome 12, ASM421037v1, whole genome shotgun sequence includes the following:
- the LOC143233973 gene encoding uncharacterized protein LOC143233973 isoform X2 translates to MATKNNKNSGTKSEVLIMVKCGYGLLITVAQVLLFGVLGLCLFWIIHYGGGVAWTQDVSKQFNLHYVLMIGGFIFFNGQAILAYRCFSCCKKIYTKVVHSSLFILAISSVTVGLVAAIQAKESSTHFYSLHSWIGLATVGMFALQFLVGFVSFLVLLCCDNASAKFRQRLLPTHITFGLIIFGMAIAACLTGLMQTARQRLSGEDKKENYKDLSEQALVINVLGVSILLVGILITFLIRNNSFKRYATLTIN, encoded by the exons GAATAACAAAAATTCTGGAACTAAATCAGAAGTCCTGATAATGGTGAAATGTGGGTATGGCCTTTTGATTACTGTTGCCCAGGTATTATTGTTTGGAGTACTTGGACTTTGTCTCTTCTGGATCATTCACTATGGAGGTGGTGTTGCCTGGACCCAAGATGTTTCTAAGCAGTTTAACTTACATTACGTTCTAATGATAGGCGGGTTTATCTTCTTTAACGGACAAG CAATCCTTGCATACCGTTGTTTCTCTTGTTGTAAGAAAATTTACACCAAAGTGGTCCATTCGTCCTTGTTCATCTTAGCCATATCATCAGTAACAGTCGGCCTGGTGGCAGCGATCCAAGCTAAAGAATCCTCTACACATTTCTACAGTCTTCATTCCTGGATTGGTCTTGCTACTGTAGGGATGTTTGCTCTCCAG tttctcGTAGGGTTCGTATCATTTTTGGTACTCCTGTGCTGTGACAATGCCAGTGCTAAATTTCGACAGCGTCTGTTACCAACTCACATTACATTTGGACTAATCATTTTTGGTATGGCCATAGCAGCATGCCTGACTGGCTTGATGCAGACAGCTCGCCAAAGACTAAG TGGAGAAGACAAAAAGGAAAACTACAAAGACCTATCAGAACAGGCGTTAGTTATCAACGTTCTAGGTGTTTCTATACTACTGGTGGGCATTTTGATCACCTTTCTGATACGAAATAATAGTTTTAAGCGTTATGCTACACTCACTATTAACTGA
- the LOC143233973 gene encoding plasma membrane ascorbate-dependent reductase CYBRD1-like isoform X4, with amino-acid sequence MVKCGYGLLITVAQVLLFGVLGLCLFWIIHYGGGVAWTQDVSKQFNLHYVLMIGGFIFFNGQAILAYRCFSCCKKIYTKVVHSSLFILAISSVTVGLVAAIQAKESSTHFYSLHSWIGLATVGMFALQFLVGFVSFLVLLCCDNASAKFRQRLLPTHITFGLIIFGMAIAACLTGLMQTARQRLSGEDKKENYKDLSEQALVINVLGVSILLVGILITFLIRNNSFKRYATLTIN; translated from the exons ATGGTGAAATGTGGGTATGGCCTTTTGATTACTGTTGCCCAGGTATTATTGTTTGGAGTACTTGGACTTTGTCTCTTCTGGATCATTCACTATGGAGGTGGTGTTGCCTGGACCCAAGATGTTTCTAAGCAGTTTAACTTACATTACGTTCTAATGATAGGCGGGTTTATCTTCTTTAACGGACAAG CAATCCTTGCATACCGTTGTTTCTCTTGTTGTAAGAAAATTTACACCAAAGTGGTCCATTCGTCCTTGTTCATCTTAGCCATATCATCAGTAACAGTCGGCCTGGTGGCAGCGATCCAAGCTAAAGAATCCTCTACACATTTCTACAGTCTTCATTCCTGGATTGGTCTTGCTACTGTAGGGATGTTTGCTCTCCAG tttctcGTAGGGTTCGTATCATTTTTGGTACTCCTGTGCTGTGACAATGCCAGTGCTAAATTTCGACAGCGTCTGTTACCAACTCACATTACATTTGGACTAATCATTTTTGGTATGGCCATAGCAGCATGCCTGACTGGCTTGATGCAGACAGCTCGCCAAAGACTAAG TGGAGAAGACAAAAAGGAAAACTACAAAGACCTATCAGAACAGGCGTTAGTTATCAACGTTCTAGGTGTTTCTATACTACTGGTGGGCATTTTGATCACCTTTCTGATACGAAATAATAGTTTTAAGCGTTATGCTACACTCACTATTAACTGA
- the LOC143233973 gene encoding uncharacterized protein LOC143233973 isoform X1 produces the protein MSVMNNKNSGTKSEVLIMVKCGYGLLITVAQVLLFGVLGLCLFWIIHYGGGVAWTQDVSKQFNLHYVLMIGGFIFFNGQAILAYRCFSCCKKIYTKVVHSSLFILAISSVTVGLVAAIQAKESSTHFYSLHSWIGLATVGMFALQFLVGFVSFLVLLCCDNASAKFRQRLLPTHITFGLIIFGMAIAACLTGLMQTARQRLSGEDKKENYKDLSEQALVINVLGVSILLVGILITFLIRNNSFKRYATLTIN, from the exons ATGAGCGTCAT GAATAACAAAAATTCTGGAACTAAATCAGAAGTCCTGATAATGGTGAAATGTGGGTATGGCCTTTTGATTACTGTTGCCCAGGTATTATTGTTTGGAGTACTTGGACTTTGTCTCTTCTGGATCATTCACTATGGAGGTGGTGTTGCCTGGACCCAAGATGTTTCTAAGCAGTTTAACTTACATTACGTTCTAATGATAGGCGGGTTTATCTTCTTTAACGGACAAG CAATCCTTGCATACCGTTGTTTCTCTTGTTGTAAGAAAATTTACACCAAAGTGGTCCATTCGTCCTTGTTCATCTTAGCCATATCATCAGTAACAGTCGGCCTGGTGGCAGCGATCCAAGCTAAAGAATCCTCTACACATTTCTACAGTCTTCATTCCTGGATTGGTCTTGCTACTGTAGGGATGTTTGCTCTCCAG tttctcGTAGGGTTCGTATCATTTTTGGTACTCCTGTGCTGTGACAATGCCAGTGCTAAATTTCGACAGCGTCTGTTACCAACTCACATTACATTTGGACTAATCATTTTTGGTATGGCCATAGCAGCATGCCTGACTGGCTTGATGCAGACAGCTCGCCAAAGACTAAG TGGAGAAGACAAAAAGGAAAACTACAAAGACCTATCAGAACAGGCGTTAGTTATCAACGTTCTAGGTGTTTCTATACTACTGGTGGGCATTTTGATCACCTTTCTGATACGAAATAATAGTTTTAAGCGTTATGCTACACTCACTATTAACTGA
- the LOC143233973 gene encoding uncharacterized protein LOC143233973 isoform X3 codes for MNNKNSGTKSEVLIMVKCGYGLLITVAQVLLFGVLGLCLFWIIHYGGGVAWTQDVSKQFNLHYVLMIGGFIFFNGQAILAYRCFSCCKKIYTKVVHSSLFILAISSVTVGLVAAIQAKESSTHFYSLHSWIGLATVGMFALQFLVGFVSFLVLLCCDNASAKFRQRLLPTHITFGLIIFGMAIAACLTGLMQTARQRLSGEDKKENYKDLSEQALVINVLGVSILLVGILITFLIRNNSFKRYATLTIN; via the exons GAATAACAAAAATTCTGGAACTAAATCAGAAGTCCTGATAATGGTGAAATGTGGGTATGGCCTTTTGATTACTGTTGCCCAGGTATTATTGTTTGGAGTACTTGGACTTTGTCTCTTCTGGATCATTCACTATGGAGGTGGTGTTGCCTGGACCCAAGATGTTTCTAAGCAGTTTAACTTACATTACGTTCTAATGATAGGCGGGTTTATCTTCTTTAACGGACAAG CAATCCTTGCATACCGTTGTTTCTCTTGTTGTAAGAAAATTTACACCAAAGTGGTCCATTCGTCCTTGTTCATCTTAGCCATATCATCAGTAACAGTCGGCCTGGTGGCAGCGATCCAAGCTAAAGAATCCTCTACACATTTCTACAGTCTTCATTCCTGGATTGGTCTTGCTACTGTAGGGATGTTTGCTCTCCAG tttctcGTAGGGTTCGTATCATTTTTGGTACTCCTGTGCTGTGACAATGCCAGTGCTAAATTTCGACAGCGTCTGTTACCAACTCACATTACATTTGGACTAATCATTTTTGGTATGGCCATAGCAGCATGCCTGACTGGCTTGATGCAGACAGCTCGCCAAAGACTAAG TGGAGAAGACAAAAAGGAAAACTACAAAGACCTATCAGAACAGGCGTTAGTTATCAACGTTCTAGGTGTTTCTATACTACTGGTGGGCATTTTGATCACCTTTCTGATACGAAATAATAGTTTTAAGCGTTATGCTACACTCACTATTAACTGA
- the LOC143233973 gene encoding uncharacterized protein LOC143233973 isoform X5, whose amino-acid sequence MSVMNNKNSGTKSEVLIMVKCGYGLLITVAQVLLFGVLGLCLFWIIHYGGGVAWTQDVSKQFNLHYVLMIGGFIFFNGQAILAYRCFSCCKKIYTKVVHSSLFILAISSVTVGLVAAIQAKESSTHFYSLHSWIGLATVGMFALQFLVGFVSFLVLLCCDNASAKFRQRLLPTHITFGLIIFGMAIAACLTGLMQTARQRLSGEDKKENYKDLSEQALVINVLGVSILLHFLLFD is encoded by the exons ATGAGCGTCAT GAATAACAAAAATTCTGGAACTAAATCAGAAGTCCTGATAATGGTGAAATGTGGGTATGGCCTTTTGATTACTGTTGCCCAGGTATTATTGTTTGGAGTACTTGGACTTTGTCTCTTCTGGATCATTCACTATGGAGGTGGTGTTGCCTGGACCCAAGATGTTTCTAAGCAGTTTAACTTACATTACGTTCTAATGATAGGCGGGTTTATCTTCTTTAACGGACAAG CAATCCTTGCATACCGTTGTTTCTCTTGTTGTAAGAAAATTTACACCAAAGTGGTCCATTCGTCCTTGTTCATCTTAGCCATATCATCAGTAACAGTCGGCCTGGTGGCAGCGATCCAAGCTAAAGAATCCTCTACACATTTCTACAGTCTTCATTCCTGGATTGGTCTTGCTACTGTAGGGATGTTTGCTCTCCAG tttctcGTAGGGTTCGTATCATTTTTGGTACTCCTGTGCTGTGACAATGCCAGTGCTAAATTTCGACAGCGTCTGTTACCAACTCACATTACATTTGGACTAATCATTTTTGGTATGGCCATAGCAGCATGCCTGACTGGCTTGATGCAGACAGCTCGCCAAAGACTAAG TGGAGAAGACAAAAAGGAAAACTACAAAGACCTATCAGAACAGGCGTTAGTTATCAACGTTCTAGGTGTTTCTATACTACTG cattttttgttatttgattga